The Sminthopsis crassicaudata isolate SCR6 chromosome 5, ASM4859323v1, whole genome shotgun sequence genome contains the following window.
CCCTGTGTCATAAGTATAAAACTGAGTCTTTTTTCTAAAGTCTAGTCTTAGAtgcagatggattttttttctattatttattaaaaaagaaagaaaaagcaagagaaaaaaaccaaaacaataacaaaaagtcaaaaacaaaacagaattgagaacatgaatgaatatttattaattggttattatgtgcaaagcactgaggctccaaatataaaaagaagaaagcccCTGCTTACTCTGGAAGAAACAGAGGGAATCACTCTGCTGATCACCCACAATCGTCCATAAAAAttccttcactttcccctccaaaaagCTTCAGGGAAAAGCTTTTCCCCAACCAGCCCCCACCTCCAAGAACAGGAATTGGGAGCCTTAAGAAGGCTATCCCATTAGGGCTGAGATTGACTGGGGTGTGAAAGGCGTTCCCTTTATTCTGTAAAATAGTCACTCTAAAATTATGTCCCCTTGTGATCTGTCAAAGGGAGATTCCTGGTATCCAGGGCTCCACAGAGTCTAGGAGATAAAATATTTCCCAGGCTGGGCcattctaaggcaaatcacccctCATAGACAGCCACATCCCCATTCAAATTTAggctgaaaaagccttcaaagtaatttcattcaattgaaagATCCTAGTCCGATAATCAGTTCAAACTGTCCCAAGatttgctcataaaataggtttttgCCACCCACTCTTTGCAAGATTTCTTCATTAAGAAATCTGCCTGCTAAGAGATAGAGAGCCTGTTAGTGAAACAACAAAGTTCCTTTTTGCCATTCAATATTTCGGGTTCATATTCAGGAAGATCCTGCACCCATCAGAAGGGGATTCCCACACCTCAACTCTttgcactgccactaacctcattgAGATAATACtcagttttagtttttaaaaaaatagaaaaattagtaGGATGAGGAGAACAAAATCaaagaaagcaaggaaatgaAAGCATAGAACACCTCGCCCAAGGCCTAGGAATCCCGGTTTGTCACATTTGGTCATTATTCATGTTTCACCATTTGCTAATCTTCTTCACTTCTTCCCAATACaaagaggaagaggagtaatCAGAGGAATGTGTATATGACCAGAAGGTAAGAAGACCAGTTATGGAGGTACAGAGGAGTCTCTCAGCCTCCCCTGTGTGTAGCCCTATATATGTTAATGTTCTCTTCTTCATCCCGCTGCGCCAGCTCCAGCTGAAAATGCTGTGGTAACATATCGTGGAAGAAACTCCCTGTCCTGTGCTCTTCTCGCATCTTGGAAGCTAGATAGATAGTGCCATTTGGTCCACAGAGATGTCTAAGGGTTCCCAGGAGCAGTGGAAATGTCTGCTCCAGATACACAATATCAGCCCCTAACACTAAGTCATAGTCTTCAGGAAACACTCCTTGGTCTAGCCCCCAGGCCAAAGGCCGGACCTGTGCCCGCCCACCAACTGGCACGTTAGCTTGAACATTTCCCTGAATCTGCTCCAGAGCCAGAGGCAGGTCAGTGATGGTGACATCTCCCCCtgaaaaatacaaaacagaagTGAGGTCTGAGATCCAGCTGATGGATCATTATTCAGAAATGTCTAGGAAAATCTCAGTTCTCAACACCTTCAGAAAAGTGGCTCCACACTGCCTCTCAAAATTCAATGTACATATGGCAGACAGTAGCACtgacaaaacattttaaagactGCAAAGGCATTTCACATATCATTTTTGATTCTTGAAACAGCTCTGTaaagtaagtgttattattatcattttacagatgagacatttttacatttacaaacacaaaaatgaaactcCCTGATTTCAAGGAATGTACATCTTATCAGGGAAGACAACAATAGTATGTTTAAGAGATGACCCGGCTGTTTATTCCTCATCCTTCTATACGGAACTACTACCTAGTTAGATTTCCAGTTATATATGTTCATTCTCCATGCTGGGAAGTAGAACAAGCCTACTTATCTTTTTGTTAGCCCTGAGCCCCTCGCTAAAAATCAGAGACATTGCTTTCTGGCAAAACACTTCAGTGTTAGATCTCTATCTCTTTGTTGGCCATGTTCCTACCCAACTATATTCCAAATCAACAGACTGCAAAAGCAAGTGCCAGTGATTGCCACAgtttataaagacaaaagtaaacatttaaaacagacaaagagaaacaaaattctGTACATGCCCAAAGGAAAAAACTCCAAACTTCATGAAGGAgcacaaggagaaaaaaaaattacaaaattacctGCTTTGGGTTATGTTGGGGTACAGGAGAATTATTTAGCAAAATACAATTTCTAAACTCCTATGCTGAGGTACCTCAGGCCTGATCAGCCCAAGAAGCCTCATTCAAAGATCCTTGATGCTTTTCTTTGTGTTAATTGCTTCTGCAAAGGACTTAACACTGAAACTGGACATATCAAGCCCTGTGTCaatactttttcactttttcctttcacTTGGATTTTTAcagtttcttctatttcttcagcTCCAGGATTTTTTTGCACTTCCAGTCAGAAGTTTAGTtcctaacttttaaaaactatcttgAGATTTAGTCTATCATTCTTCATCTTATTCAACTTGATTCAATTGAATGATAACTCAAACTTCATAAAGGGAACACAATCTCATTTCTAGCCTTTCCTCTGTGAttgagaactgaatttttttttttgttatagcttttttatttacaagatatatgcatgggtaatttttcagcattgacaattgcaaaccttttgttccaacttttcccctccttcctcctaccccctcccccagatggcaggttgaccaatgcatgttaaatatgttaaagtataagttaaatacatggccatacaattattttgctgtacaaaaagaatcagactttgaaatagtgtacaattagcctgtgaagaaaatcagaaatgcaggtggacaaaaatagagggattgggaattctatgtagtggttcatagtcatatcccagagttcttttgctgggtgtagctgtaAGAACTGAATTTTCAAGAGCCATTCCCTTTCATAAGCATAAAACAaaacctttgcaaaaaaaaaaaattaataaggtaATGGGACAGGAGGCTCTAGCAgctggggaaatcaggaaaggcttcatttaAGTAGATATTGAGCAGAGTTTTGAAGGACACATGTGCTAAGAAGCAGAGAAGGGAATGATTTTAGGAATGGGAAATTGTGAAGGCtttgaatgaaaaacaaaacaatctataTTTGATCTTGAAAGAAATAGGAAGGGCCCACTCTAATTTACTAAGTAGGGGAAAACCAAAGTCAAatctttcctttaagaaaataacTATGGCTGAATTGAATATGGGAGGGACTTGAAGCAAAGACACCAGTTATAAAGTTATTGTAAGAATCCAGATAAAAAGTAACAAAAGCTTGAACTAGAGCAGTGGCCACattaagagagaaaaggggacatATTCAAGGGacgttgtgtgtgtgtgtcaaaaaAATCATCTGTCTTTTCAGAGCTAAATTTCttaagaaagccatctacaattAATgactccattttattttctctctcttctttaaaaaatattcagtagtattttatttttccaattacatgtaaagatagttttcaaaattcatttttgtaaaattttgagttccaatttttttcctcctttcctcccttaagtcccccctccccaagatagcaagccaTCTGATACAGGCCATAtgtgtacaataattttaaacataattccatattaataattttgtgaaagaaaaatcagagcaaaagggaaaaatcatgagaaataaaaggcaaatcaaaaaaaaaaaaaaaaaggtgaaaattatgcttcaataCACATTCAGtgttcatagttctctctctggatacagatgacattttccatctaaagtctactggaattgccttggatcaatgTATTACCGAGAAGATccaaccaagtctgtcatagttgatcatcacacaatcttgctgttaactatgtacaatgttctattggttctgctcactactcaacatcaattcacgaaagtctttctaggcttttcctactcattatttcttatagaacaataatattctattacattaatatactgtaacttagtcattcttcaatttatggcatccattcaatttccaattccttgctaccacaaaaagaattgctacaaattTTTGCAAAGTTTAAGACTATTTTCATTCTCAACATTCTGGCTTCCTATAACTATTCAACTggaactgctctctccaaagttaataCTTTTTTAATCACCAAGTCCAATAGCCCTTTCTCAGTCTTTatcctttataatttctctgcAGCTTTTGACATTGTCAACTACTCTTTCTTAAGTGTTTGACTATCCCACTTTATCCTGGTTCTCCTGTCCTTTTGCTGAATGTTCTTTTAACTTTGGATGCCCAATAAGGCTCTGTCCTAAGTCCTCTTTTCTTatccctctttacttttttatttaacaaTTTCATCAGCTTTCATGAATTCAATTTTCATCTCTATACAAATTATTCTGAGAACTACTTATTCTAGCCCTAACTTCTCTCCTGTCCTCTAATCTCAAATCTTAAATTGCCTAttatttcaaactggatatctCATAGAGACTTTCAATttaatatgtccaaaactgaattcattatatttACATCCCCCAATCTTCCCCTCTTCCTATCTTCCCTTATTCAAGTGTCATCCTCAAATCCTAACTCTTTCTGCCATATCCAATTAGTTACcaagtccttttccttcttcatcccTTGTATATGTCCCCCTCTCTTCTATGATGCTGAACGTAGTACGAAAAGagcaagaatatcaagagaaataaggaaaaaatgcaaaggacagTGGTTTTCCTGTATCAGATAAAAAACATAGTCATCAAAATCATCTGGTACTAAGACTATAAAGTGGTGCTACACGCCTGtcagattagttaagatgacaggaaaaaataatgatgaatgttggaggggatgtgggaaaactaggacactgattcattgttagtgaagttatgaatgaatccaaccattctggagagcaatctggaatcatgccccaaaagttatcaaactgtgcataccctttgattcagcagtattactactgggcttatatcccaaagagatcttaaagaagggaaagggacctgtatgtgccaaaatgtttgtgatagccctttttgtagtagctagaaactggaaaatgaatggatccccatcaattggagaatgactgaataaattgtggtatatgaatgttatggaatattattcttctgtaagaaatgaccagcaggatgaatacagagaggcttggagagacttacatgaactgatattgagtgaaatgagaagaatcaggagatcattatgcacttcaataacaatactgtatgagaatgtattctgatggcagtggatatcttcaacaaagagaagatctaattcagttccaattgatcaatgatgaacagaatcagctacacccagaaaaggaacactgggaaatgagtgggaactgtttgcatttttgtttttcttcccaggttattttcaccttctgaatccaactcttcctatgcaacaagaaaattgtatactttaacatgtttaacatgtataagactgcctgccatctaaaggaggggatggagggagggaagggaatagtcggaacagaagtgagtgcaagggataatgtaaaaaattacccatgcatttgtcctgtcaataaaaagttataataataataaaaaaaagaaaagaaaagaaagtggtggatcagtggaatagattaggtaagCAAGACACAATAgacaatgactatagtaatctagtgtttaataaatccaaagaatccagtttctgggataaaaacccactatttgacaaaaactgctgggaaaattgcaaaatagtatgacagaaactaggtatagaccagcatctcacaccttataccaagacaagatcaaaatgggttcatgatttagacataaaggatgatattataagcaaattaggagagcaagggatagttttaACTGTCAGAACTttggagaacattatgaaatacaaaatggattattttgattacattaaattaaaaacgtttgcacaaacaaaatcaatgcagccaagattagaagggaagcggaaagctgagaaataatttttatagccagtgtttcagaaaaaaggcttcatttctaaaatatgcagaaaactgagtcaaatttataagaatataaatcattccccaattgaggaaGGGTCAAAGAatacaggtagttttcagatgaataaattaaaatcatctataatcatatgaaaaaatactctatatCACGATTGattacagaaatacaaattaaaaccactTTGATGTACTatttcacacctttcagattcactaagatgacaggaaaagataatgataaatgttggaggagagggtggaaaacctgggacactaatgcatagttggtgaaattgtgaactgatttggagagtaatttggaactacgcccaaagggctataaaactatgtatatccatttgattcagcagtgtcactactaggtctattgctgaaagagatcataaaagagacaAAACCCACTTATACAAAAATGGTTTGTAGCAGTTGtttttatggtgacaagaaattggaaattgagtggatgcccatcaatggggggGGGGACTGAAGTTGAAATCCATCTTTacttataattggaaaatatatataccattaaaatgaaaaaaaaaatttttttttttaaaccttaggatgtgccaagtactgtgttaaGTAATGTGGCAATCGAGCTaacaccctggataccttagaatcagctggaattaggataagcaaaagtctttattctaggtctttagtgGTTAGAAGTGAAGACAGTGGATTcataggatctctgtgacctcaacACCGCCTTCGCTTCCTCTCTCttacagaagtgaccctggctagtttcccagcacctcctagtccctcccacaattctctgtatacaccaaacttTTGgcccagcacaggatagtgggaagggccgttttccaagcatattcctgTATTGTCCAaacagtaattagcctcaagtgctcaattgtccaacCCCAGTGCATAAACTCAAGAGTGTCAGCCctttacaaagtaaaaaaaaatgcaaatatacaAAAGCAAAGATTGTAAACCTAATGGTGGAACTATGTTTTCAGAAGTAAGAAGTCATTTGTAATTATAGTGATGTTTAGAAGGAATTTTGATTGTGATCATTCTCACAGCTAAAATACAATAAATGATTACatcagttttattatttcattttaaataaatttgatattcattaatttcaatatttactTAAGCCTAGAAAATTAAAGGATTAAATTTAAAGAGATATGAATACCTACtatgaaagaatatttttcagatttattaAATAACATTTGATGAACTGATAGGGCCTCTGAAGTTACTTGATATGATGAGAAATATgttgaaattttattaaagagaaaacaTACTGGGAGAGGCTGACTGATAGCCAAGATAATGATTGAAGGGAAGATTAAATGGAAAGAAACAGATCAGTAACAGCAAAGCAATGGAAGCTACGGTGAGCAgctcctcatctggaaaatatcAGGTTGGACAAGTAGTTAACAGTTTGTTTCAAAACAAGCCCTTCAAGAGTGCCACGAGCCACCTGGCATCACTCTTCAGCTCTTCAACTTCTCAGGTTTAACATCTTAGTCTATATGATACCAGAGAACTAGTTTCTTTTACAGGCTAACtataagaagagaaaacataataaagatgagatGCTTTCCACAGTCACAGAACTAGTGCTGCTTTGAACAATTATAATGAAGAAGGAGCTCTCTGATGGAGATGGAAgcttagcaaaaaaagaaagtgattttaTATCTGCTAAtcttgaagaaaaggaagaaaaaatgcaagctaaacaaatgaataaaaggaaattttctcAAGCcagtaataatagcaatatagCAGATAGTAAAATACTTGATaattcaaaaaaagagagaatactgATGCTCCAGGCAACGTGAATTCCACCAAATTTAAGCACAAATTTAGTTTTCCTCCTAA
Protein-coding sequences here:
- the EEF1AKMT3 gene encoding EEF1A lysine methyltransferase 3 isoform X2, which gives rise to MVRRSGPLEVLLSQPQEEFRLLSGKARDTSPALPRSTALTIPGSQALSLCSYFERKNLDFRGKKVIELGAGTGIVGILAALQGGDVTITDLPLALEQIQGNVQANVPVGGRAQVRPLAWGLDQGVFPEDYDLVLGADIVYLEQTFPLLLGTLRHLCGPNGTIYLASKMREEHRTGSFFHDMLPQHFQLELAQRDEEENINIYRATHRGG
- the EEF1AKMT3 gene encoding EEF1A lysine methyltransferase 3 isoform X1: MSESDSDPEWESESVFPLEDGLFADSYTEETQFHFCGHVLSIKQSFGARLGVAAPVWDAALSLCSYFERKNLDFRGKKVIELGAGTGIVGILAALQGGDVTITDLPLALEQIQGNVQANVPVGGRAQVRPLAWGLDQGVFPEDYDLVLGADIVYLEQTFPLLLGTLRHLCGPNGTIYLASKMREEHRTGSFFHDMLPQHFQLELAQRDEEENINIYRATHRGG